The Lycium barbarum isolate Lr01 chromosome 11, ASM1917538v2, whole genome shotgun sequence genome contains the following window.
aaaaaaaaaaaaaagatattcacCTTAACCTGATCATATTAATGCAGAGAGCAATACAATTAACTATGTGCTCAATCTTTTGACTTCATTTTCCAGGAGTTCTTTTTTTCTTGATCAGCATTTTTTTGTGTGTTCCATGGAGATGATTCTACTTTTTTTTCCTAAGGGAAATAGGGTGCAGAGAGGAGGGACTGGGCAAATATTTCAGCACAAGAAAATCATTGTTATGAATGTCAAGATGCACCTCTAATTCCTGCTTCCGAACTTCCTCCTTTCTAGCTTCAGACCTGGAACTTCTTTGCACCTCAAAGATAACAGCCACTCCAGCGACCTGATTAAACAGATAACAAAAGCATAGATTGAGGGTGTTCTGCCTTGCTGAAAAAATAAGAGAAGACTTGACAATGTAATTCATAGACATCTCTATGCTATACTTGTCCAAATAATTGATGTGTTATGCGCAGAAAGAGAGAATATCAGGTTAAGAAGAGCATCTACAATATTCTGCTGCAGATCAATTATATCAGCATTGCACTTTCAGTCCTGTTTCCAGTGAGGGTAGGCCAATCAGAGTTCAGATAGCAAATGTGTGTAGCGAACAAAAAGGAGAAGGAATAATGAAGATGATGCCACAACAGCTTTTCATCATGTTAGGTACTCTCAACTTAACAAGCCATCCCTAAGCAGTTGAAATTGGATGCAAAATTTTTTGTTGTCCACTGTACTTGGGGGCCATTTGATATTCCTACTAGACACATTTGATAACAGAAACGTAAGATCATCTAATACCACTTTAAATGCATTCAAACTTTTAGCATTATCACCGGAAATATAAGTCTCTAATCATTAGATATCAGATAAGAGTATTCATATTCAAAAGGCAGAATACTAATATGCTTACAAATCCTTCTATTATTAAGTTCGGCTGGTACCATTTCGACGTGTTTCAATTCTTTCGAACAAGAGAGGTTTGATGCTTTTGAATCATTGTATTAATTCTACTTCCTACCCGCGAAGCTTTTTTAAACATCTCCTTTTGCTTGATCGAAGGAGATCGGTGAGGTGAATATTTTGAGGCTGGGTTTGGTGGCTGGGGTAATTAGGATGGAGGAAGAGAGTGGAGAAGTTGTTTTTCTCCCCTGTGAATTGGGGTGTTGGCGTCAGACAGTATATGAAGGGGCTCCGGCTGTGTTTGTTGGTGGAATTGTGGTGAGTGTATGGAGATGGTAGATGAAGGTCGCTGAGTATGGCGTCACCGAAGTAAGTGGCCTGAGGAGGAGTTTTTACATGGAGAGTGGACTAAAGTAGAAGTTGTTGGTTGGTGTTTTCAGTGATTTCCTGAATGGAAGAACTTGTGGCTAATTTTCTTGGAGGGTCCCTAGGGAAATAGAGTAACAGGTGATTCTGGTCAAATGTTAGAGAGGAAAAGATTCTGCTTTAGCTTTGGCCTGTACAAGAAGACCTGATTGAAGTTAGTATGTTGCAGAAAATTTTGACAGTCACCATACAGTCATTATCTCTTCAGTTTAGTACCGGAGTTTTTAAGTTGAAAAGATGCCTAGCTTCTGTATTTCAGCTCCAAACGGCTACTTTTTGAAATTTACCTCCCTTTTCTTCCCTTTAATTTTTGTGATTCCTCTTGCGTTTTTTGGCTGTTTGTGAATCAGAGATGGTGGTGTGTGAAGGTGGTAGACTGGTTGGGGTAGTGgcagggagggggggggggggggggggggagaaggaGAAGGGGAAGGGTGGGAGGGAGGGAGAGAAAAAAGATTAAGAAAAAAGGTTTTGGCATCTCACACGCGCTCAGAATTTTGGTTTCTCATATACACTGTGATGTAAGCAATATGTGTTTAACATGCACATTTTGAACATAGGTCAAGGTGTTCAACATATTCCTTAGATGAATTTTTTTTCGGCAAGTTTGAGGAGCAGTCGATGTATGCAGCCTAATTGAATTAGACACATAAAGTCAACATCTTTGACATTTTAGTGCACATAAGGAAGACAACTAGGCAGTACAGCAAATTAATATTTGTGATTCAGATTATTTAGTGATATCAATTTCAGACAGACTTCAGTATTCAGATTTCATTGTTAGAAACTAGCTGCTTGGTTGGTAACAAACCCCTATTCTGAAGCATAAGATGCCATGCCTTCTCGTTGCACCTAGAATATTGGACTAAGTTTGGGGTAAATAATATTCTGGCTATGGTCTGCTATGAACATATGAAATTAGAATTTGAGCTCCATCACAAGTGGAATAGGACTAAACAAGCGAGTTCTCATCAATAAACAAATCAGCATTCCCAAAATATCACCATGATTATAAATAACCATAATCCCAAATGAGAATAAATTTCTATATGAAATATTTGCGTAACATAACAAATTAAGGACCTAGAGACAACATTACCGAGAACACAAAGAGTTCACCTAGAAGATCAGCAGCAGCTTGAACAGCCTTATCTTCATTTAACGGGCGAATTGCAACATCAGTTGCATGGCCATATATACGTCTTTGCAATTTAGTTGACAATCTATGGTTTGCCTgcggaaaaagaagaaaaaaatgggaAATCAAAATATACGCGTTGTcccatatacacttcttttcCAATGTCCAAGAGAAGGAATTATCAACTAAGATCACACATTCAGAAAGATAATGCAACTGTAATGTTAGCCCTACAAGAATGAATAACCTTTGCCACTTATCTCCTCAGTTGCGGACCCAGAATTTAAGGATCTTGGGTGCAACTAAAAGATAACTACATTTAATATTGTTATTACCAAATCTGAAATGCTGACCAACAGGTTCGAACACAGGTCCCCTTCCACCCAAGCCTTTAAGTTACACCGGGAAATCAAAGCACCTAGCGGTCTTATTGGTTTCCAGGGTgcttttttaacatttatacCCAAATTTCATATATTTCTTATATAATTATACCTAGTCTACGTCGGATTTAACGGGTGCTGGAGCACCTCGAAAAAGCACATAGGTCCGCCCCTGTATCTCCTTATCTCCCAATTTGTAAGCCATAACTTAATTCGACGTGTTCAATTTCCAATAGAATCATAAAATTCTCACTTGCTTACTTTAATAGTCAAACATGATTAAAAAAGGTATTCATTTGCGTCTTAGTTTCTCTAATCAACTAAATACGCTTTGAATCTCTTTGATTTTTGCTACTACTTTTTAGCATCAAAATGCTAATTCTTTTAAATCATTCCACACCATTAGGTAATTCCATCCTAGTGTCAACTATTTCATCTACCTATAAGATTGATCTTCAAATTCAAGCACTGAGCTCAGCCATTTGGAATCTTGTTAAATGTAATTTTACATTTCACATTTTATTTCTGAAAAAAACCACCTTTTCTTGACAATTCCAGCTCTTCAtataccataaaaaaaaaaaaaaaaaaaggcatattTCTTTCATATCAATCAAAAATTACCATTGGGTACAAGTCGTACAACAGGTAGGTAAGCATTTACCCACAAGAAAAGTGAATAATTGGAGTGTTACCTGGGCAATGTTTATAATAGATTGACGAAACTTGGGGTGGAAGCCAGCTTCTTTCTTTATGCGATTGCCAATGGGTTTGCAAAAAGCTTTAAGGGCAAGTGTCCCTAACTTAAATACTGGTAGTATCATCTCATCGATCGAATCCTTCCCTAAAATACTAAAAAAAAGAGCACTGATATTTTTGGAAAGTATTGAAGAAAACACAAAAGGGTTTTGATGATAGAGTGTAGCCTGTAGATCAGGGAGAGCCTGCAAGGAAATGAAGCGAAATGATAGAGAGAGATATCATATAGGAGTAATTAATTAACTAACTAAAATGTACTTTTTCTCACATTTAAGCTTTTAATATATAGTAATATCTGTCTCTCTCCCTTACGTTCcgttgtttgtctgattttgatttgacacgacaacaacaactacaacagaagaaaaaaatattttttatcttaAGCAGGGACGGATCTACCTTAGTGTGTGAGGGGTGTCACGTGACACTGCTTCGTCGGAAAATTTTACTAAATTCGTATATATAATTACAGCTATGATATACTcgctctgtttcaatttgttttaacggatttcctttttagtccgtgccaaaatgaattacctctttcctaatttggaaataaattcagtttatgaatgatttacgGCCACATAAATTTTCAAgtcttattttgaaccacaagtttcaaaagttttcccTCTTTTTAAAATGTCGTGTCTAGTCAAATGGGTTTATATAtattgaaacggaggaagtagGAGTAATTAATTACCTAACTAAAATGTACTTTTTCTCACATTTAAGCTTTTAATATATAGTAATATCTTACGCTCTCCCTTACGTTTCTTCTCAaattgtttgtctgattttgatttggcacgacaaAAAACAACCACaacagaagaaaaaaaatattttttatcttaAGCCACATAAAAAGAAAGtataagacaaacaaattaaaacagtGTGATTTTTGGACTCAAGTCTTATGGTTATTTAttgtttataaaataaaatacactaACATTTATATACTTGCTCGTGAAAACGAAAAAAGCGTGTgaaaatataatataattaaataataaaaaatacttttaaatgaATTAGATTATCACACGTCATTGCCTTATTGGTGGTACTTTAGATCTTTGGAGAGAGAGGTGCTTGGTGAAAAAGAAATCTGCGGATAACTTGTTTAAAGCAAGATTCTTtagttctttttcttttctgttgATGCGAAAGTGTGATTATTGGatttaataaattaaaaaaaaaaaaaaagtctctgTTGAGATTTTCTCTGCCTCCCTCTTATTGTAGGAATATGATCTGCCTAAACTATATTCTCCTTAGACTCTACTTGTGAAACTTCACGATAACTCTTTGTTGTTGCCGTCTCTATTGAGATTTTGTTTGTAGTCAAACGATTGAAGTTTACTTGGGTCGTGTTGTCACCCAAACTATATAAGTTACAAAGCAGAAACACCCAAAAGATAGCATTGTTTGTTTTTATTCTAAGATACCGTAGACTTTTTTAGTGTTCTAAGGAATCAAAATTCTTCAAAATTAATGGAATGAAAATATCTGTCTTTATTTTTACACAAATAGatgtctttttattttttgttagaTCAATTTTGCATTTACATTTTAAGTTCCCTTGCATTTGAATATTAACTTCTTACATGAAAATAAGAGTTCCTTTTAGATTTGGTTACTGTAAGATCTTTCAATACACGTATCCCTGAGGTAACTTTCTTCTTATAGATAAATGATGAGTGATGAATAGGGCAAGGGTACCAGTACCACAAGATGTCCAAAAACTTCAGTTTAAATTCTCGTTGAAACTATGCCTATACAATTATTGTAGAAGAGCTCTCGCAACAATTGTCATTGTTTGTAAGAAAACTAAACCAGATGTTTACGGTTCGAGCCTCAAGTATATAGCCGTCTTTAGCAGGGAACGCTTTACCCTCCAAAATGAGTACCAAATACCAGGCGAGAAACAAAAAAAACTTACAGCAGACGGGGAAGGAACAAAGGATCATTTCCAAGGAAAAGAGCAGAATTACTTTCAGCAAGATTACTTGTATCATGTATCTAACGAAATTAAGTGGGGAAGAGAAAGAAACCCTGAAAACAAACAAATTCATATCCACTGTAATACAGATACTGAAAGTACAATCAGAATACACCAATTTATGGCAGTTACAACTTACACAATACAACACGTCGAGTAAAACATAAAATACACTGAATTTCATCTAAACCTTCTTACTTTCTGAGAGAGTAGAGGTAGACAAAAGCAAAAGAAAATTAGAAGGCAAGAAATGAAAGAAACAATTTGATCGAGCTTTGATCCTTGAACGGCTTCCTTTAACACCAGCAAGTCAATATTTGGTTACCGGAGTTACTGCAGACAAAAGGAGCAACATGGTCATAATCCAACTTCCATCACTACAATAACCACTGCAACACACCCGGTGATATAGTCTAGGTGTGCGCAAGCTGGTCCGACACAActattattcaaaaaaaaaaaaaactgaactgACCAAAAAGAGAACCAAAAAAGATAGCAGGAAGCAGCACAACTGCAATAGTTGGAACTACCAGTACAACCATCATTCATAAAACTTTCAGCTTATTCAGACGCAGCTTTCCTTCTTTGACATAAAAAGAAAATCTTATTTTCTACATTTATTGCTGGTCAAGGACAGGCAACGATAAAACCTCAGATTAGTAATTCTAGACTTCTACTCATGGCATGGCAactcaaaagtatttttcacTTAAGGGATAACATGCATGAGTAATAGCTGCACTTAGACAAACAGCATGGGTATGGTATGGATGAACGCTTGAACACTAAGCAGATACGATTTCCATCGCGGGGGTTGGTACGACTCAATGCACAATCGAGTAAAGTCTGTGAAACGCAATACAAACCCCTTTTCTACCTGAGGGTGTATGACCAGCAGTAGAGTTTACCTCATAGGTGGCAAACACTCATTTTTGTTAGTCACAGTTGATGTTTCTTTGAGAAGATCATCCAGTGTATCATCCAAACTGATATCTGATATTGCAAGTTTGGCCAGATCGCGGCCCCTTTTTGGCTGGGACATCCAACTTAGATGAAGTCTCTTCTGATAACAGAGTTGGTGTTCCTGCTCAGGTCACGGGGTAAGGACGAATAGACTGATCAATTACATTTGTGGACTCAAAACTCAAAAATTTCAATCTCGGTGACTGAATTGagaggtctatcggaaacagcctccctacccgtCAAAAGGTccgtaaggtctgcgtacactctaccctccccaggccccacctggtgggattatactgggtatgttgttgttggtgactgaatatgttgttgttggtgacTGAATCGAGAAGAATGTCAAGCTCTGCTTCCACAGCTGCTGCCTTAAATGCAGACATTTCTTAGCAGCAGAACTCGTGTTGAATTCTGAAGCACACATTAGTATATCATTTTTTCCAGCTCCCGTAGATTGCCCAGCCTCATCCTTAAAAGAACTTGAAAGGTTAGAGGACTCATCAGCTAAAGTTGGATGTCTGCTACCTGCTGGTTGTGGTATCCAGATGCGAGAATTCACAATGTTGATGTCTGTTTGTGTTGATATCATAGACACTCGTGGAGGTTAATGAATTGGAGTCTTTTTTCTGAAGCTAGACCGCGTTCATGTTTCTCTTCGGCTTCTGCTTGCGACTCCTCGGTGTACTGCCAGTGATGCACATGAAGTACATGTATTAGATTATATTACTGAACAAGAGAGTATAAAGACATCCTAcaggaattcatgaaataaaaatttaaacACAAATATTGATCATTCTGAACTATAATGTATATAATTGATCTTGCAAGAAGACCAAAGAAGGTCCATAATATCCCGAACTATAGTACACTCCACATGTGATGTAAATCCCTCTTTTTTTGGATTTATGAGGGACAACCTGGAGTCACAAACATCAAGAAGGTCTCATACTAAACATAACAGCCAAAATTTAAGTGTCCTAATGAAATGAGGAATTTAGGTAATGTTGCTTCAATTTAAAATGATAGTTTAGAAAGGTATCCTGTGACGTCAGAACATTCTAATCAACCGAGAAGGTACTATAGCTGACATCCCAAAGTTACTTTACATGGTAAAGAGGAAGTTGTTTAGAATTTA
Protein-coding sequences here:
- the LOC132616689 gene encoding OPA3-like protein, whose amino-acid sequence is MILPVFKLGTLALKAFCKPIGNRIKKEAGFHPKFRQSIINIAQANHRLSTKLQRRIYGHATDVAIRPLNEDKAVQAAADLLGELFVFSVAGVAVIFEVQRSSRSEARKEEVRKQELEAMKQRDEELSREIEFLKNRISELEKHAKTRGLSSMFSIGHAEGTQDKVKAG